Proteins encoded within one genomic window of Bacteroidota bacterium:
- a CDS encoding DUF4197 domain-containing protein yields the protein MKIINNILILVFSVFLISCEQLESLLTEEEIAEGLKSALIVGTDTSVATVSAVDGYYKDEIIKILLPPEAEIIYEYKDDALLVALGISDLIEDVIVRMNRAAEDAAKEATPIFVGAITSMTIVDAIEILHSNDTAATHYLRGTTYYELKDLFQPKIDNSLDKALVAGISTNESWESLTVAYNSVAETFAGQLIGLTPVNTDLSEHVTRKGLDGLFLKVAEEEKDIREDPLARVNDILKKVFGSLD from the coding sequence ATGAAAATAATTAACAATATATTAATACTTGTATTCTCGGTTTTTTTGATTTCTTGCGAGCAATTAGAAAGTTTACTCACAGAAGAAGAAATTGCCGAAGGTTTGAAATCGGCATTAATAGTAGGAACCGATACTTCAGTTGCAACAGTTTCGGCAGTGGATGGATATTATAAAGACGAAATAATAAAAATTTTGCTACCACCTGAAGCTGAAATTATTTATGAATATAAAGACGATGCACTTTTAGTTGCACTCGGAATTTCCGATTTGATTGAAGATGTAATAGTTCGAATGAATCGTGCAGCTGAGGATGCTGCAAAAGAAGCTACTCCAATTTTTGTAGGTGCAATAACTTCAATGACGATTGTTGACGCAATTGAGATTTTGCATAGTAACGATACTGCTGCAACTCATTATTTGCGGGGAACTACATATTATGAACTTAAAGATCTTTTTCAGCCAAAAATAGATAATTCTTTGGACAAAGCTCTCGTGGCTGGTATTTCAACAAACGAATCGTGGGAAAGTTTGACAGTTGCCTATAATAGCGTTGCAGAAACTTTTGCAGGACAATTGATAGGATTAACTCCTGTGAACACAGATTTAAGCGAACATGTTACACGAAAGGGACTTGATGGCCTTTTTTTAAAAGTTGCTGAAGAAGAAAAAGATATTAGAGAAGATCCGCTCGCTCGAGTTAATGATATTCTTAAAAAGGTTTTCGGTAGTTTAGATTAA